A portion of the Paenibacillus hamazuiensis genome contains these proteins:
- a CDS encoding antibiotic biosynthesis monooxygenase has protein sequence MVVTIVKVYVKAEHVDDFIAATVENHKGSVQEPGNLRFDVLQHRDEPTCFTLYEAYESEAAAAKHKETPHYLKWRDAVAPWMDKPREGTPHRVIAPTEKEQWQ, from the coding sequence ATGGTTGTCACTATCGTAAAAGTTTATGTCAAAGCCGAGCATGTCGATGATTTTATTGCCGCCACCGTGGAAAATCATAAAGGCTCCGTGCAGGAGCCGGGTAACCTGCGCTTTGACGTTTTGCAGCACCGGGATGAGCCGACCTGCTTTACGCTGTACGAGGCCTACGAGTCGGAGGCGGCGGCGGCGAAGCATAAAGAAACGCCGCATTATTTGAAATGGCGGGATGCGGTCGCGCCTTGGATGGACAAGCCGCGCGAAGGCACGCCCCATCGCGTGATCGCCCCGACGGAAAAGGAGCAATGGCAATGA